Proteins co-encoded in one Clarias gariepinus isolate MV-2021 ecotype Netherlands chromosome 13, CGAR_prim_01v2, whole genome shotgun sequence genomic window:
- the tmem30b gene encoding cell cycle control protein 50B, which produces MKTEGSMANRPDNTAFTQQRLPAWQPILSAGIVIPGFTIIGLAFIGIGVALFVTSQNIKVLETDYTGSTGNSSCSQCINPSIKDCVCEVQFSLTELFQGPVFFYYGLTNYYQNYRSYSVSQDPNQLVGDKQYFQSPASTCSPYQYNSSSTPIVPCGSIANSKFNDSFELFQIVNGEKTPVPFDRKGIAWWTDYNVKYSNPAFVNGSFANAFAGTSQPINWPKPVYQLDTSDQANNGFLNQDFLVWMRCAAFPDFRKLYGRITGGDYASGLPAGNYSLEIKYNYPVLSFGGTKKVVFSNVSWMGGKNQFLGIAYLVIGSLCVVMAVVMLIVYAKYKFSDDDSA; this is translated from the exons ATGAAGACAGAGGGGTCGATGGCCAATAGGCCAGATAATACAGCGTTCACACAGCAGCGGCTTCCCGCCTGGCAGCCCATTCTGTCCGCGGGCATCGTCATCCCCGGCTTCACTATCATCGGCCTGGCCTTCATCGGCATCGGCGTGGCACTCTTCGTCACCTCGCAGAACATCAAAGTGCTGGAG ACCGACTACACAGGCAGCACAGGCAATTCTAGCTGTTCCCAATGTATCAACCCCTCTATAAAAGACTGCGTATGTGAAGTCCAGTTCTCCCTCACTGAGCTATTCCAG GGTCCTGTCTTCTTCTACTACGGACTGACTAATTACTATCAGAACTACAGATCATACAGCGTGTCCCAGGATCCCAACCAGCTAGTGGGAGACAAACAGTACTTTCAG TCTCCAGCGAGCACCTGCTCTCCGTATCAGTATAACTCCAGCTCGACGCCTATTGTTCCCTGTGGATCCATAGCAAACAGCAAGTTCAATG ACTCCTTCGAGCTGTTCCAGATCGTCAATGGGGAAAAGACGCCGGTTCCGTTTGACAGGAAGGGAATCGCATGGTGGACGGATTACAACGTCAAATACAGTAACCCTGCTTTTGTCAACGGCTCCTTCGCTAACGCCTTCGCTG gTACATCACAGCCGATAAACTGGCCAAAACCTGTGTACCAGCTGGATACAAGTGACCAGGCCAATAACGGCTTTCTGAACCAGGACTTCCTGGTGTGGATGAGATGTGCAGCATTTCCTGACTTCAGAAAGTTGTATGGACGGATCACAGGGGGAGATTACGCTAGTGGCCTGCCTGCTGGAAACTATAGCTTGGAAATCAAGTACA ACTACCCTGTTCTGAGCTTTGGTGGCACAAAGAAGGTAGTGTTCTCCAATGTTTCCTGGATGGGAGGAAAGAATCAGTTCCTGGGCATCGCCTACCTTGTCATAGGTTCTCTCTGCGTTGTCATGGCAGTAGTCATGCTCATCGTTTATGCAAAATACAAGTTTTCAGATGACGATAGCGCCTAA